A genome region from Streptomyces antimycoticus includes the following:
- a CDS encoding SDR family oxidoreductase: protein MRFDGKVAIVTGGARGMGATHVRGLVAEGARVAVCDVLDDEGEALAGELPGTRYCHLDVTDEARWRSVVRTVEDTLGPVDVLVNNAGIMLYGDVEQQSPEHFRRIIDVNLVGAFLGMHTVLPGMRDRGHGAVVNVSSAAGMTGFAGGIGYVASKWGVRGMTKAAALDMAGSGVRVNSVHPGVIRTSMGETASPALFAHQPVRRIGEPEEVTRMVLFLASDDASYTTGGEFLIDGGQTIGHGAHSAD from the coding sequence ATGCGCTTCGACGGAAAAGTAGCGATCGTCACCGGCGGTGCCCGGGGCATGGGTGCCACGCATGTGCGGGGGCTGGTCGCGGAGGGCGCCCGGGTCGCCGTCTGTGACGTCCTGGACGACGAAGGGGAGGCCCTGGCCGGGGAACTCCCCGGCACGCGGTACTGCCACCTCGACGTCACCGACGAAGCGCGGTGGCGGTCCGTGGTCCGCACGGTCGAGGACACCCTCGGCCCCGTGGACGTCCTGGTCAACAACGCGGGGATCATGCTCTACGGCGATGTGGAGCAGCAGTCGCCCGAGCACTTCCGCCGGATCATCGACGTCAATCTGGTGGGCGCGTTCCTCGGCATGCACACCGTCCTCCCCGGCATGCGCGACCGCGGCCACGGGGCCGTCGTCAACGTCTCCTCGGCCGCCGGCATGACGGGTTTCGCCGGTGGCATCGGCTATGTGGCGAGCAAGTGGGGGGTGCGCGGGATGACCAAGGCCGCCGCATTGGACATGGCGGGCAGCGGGGTGCGGGTGAACTCCGTCCACCCGGGTGTCATCCGTACGTCCATGGGTGAGACCGCCTCACCCGCGCTCTTCGCCCATCAGCCGGTGCGGCGCATCGGGGAGCCCGAGGAGGTCACCCGCATGGTGCTCTTCCTCGCGAGCGACGACGCCTCCTACACCACGGGCGGGGAGTTCCTCATCGACGGCGGCCAGACCATCGGCCACGGCGCCCACTCCGCGGATTAG
- a CDS encoding NAD(P)-dependent alcohol dehydrogenase produces MRALRLTTWGQAPASAEVERPVPHGTEVLVRVEAAGLCRSDLHVIDGAPGALPYRLPFTLGHEVAGQVTALGPTADGVSAGDRVVLYGPWGCGSCARCAAGSDNYCDRRDTLAWHGAGLGRDGGMAEYVLVPSARHLVPIGDLPADQAAPLSDAGLTSYHAVAGLRHALGEGTTAVVIGVGGLGHLAVQALHATTASRVLAVDVREDALALADRSGADFSTLIRPDTARVLRARSGGVGADAVFDFVGAPQTLELATSVLRPGGELAVVGSGGGSLTVSKPGVLPPGFRLSLPFWGTRHELAAVVTLARSGALHVETERFPLSAAAEAIDRLRRGRVRGRTVLVPD; encoded by the coding sequence ATGAGGGCACTGCGGCTGACTACCTGGGGCCAGGCTCCGGCATCGGCAGAGGTCGAGCGGCCCGTCCCCCACGGCACCGAGGTGCTGGTGCGGGTCGAAGCCGCCGGTCTGTGCCGCTCCGACCTGCACGTCATCGACGGTGCTCCGGGCGCGCTCCCCTACCGGCTGCCGTTCACCCTCGGCCACGAGGTCGCCGGGCAGGTCACGGCCCTGGGGCCGACCGCCGACGGGGTGAGCGCAGGTGACCGCGTGGTGCTCTACGGGCCGTGGGGCTGCGGCTCCTGCGCCCGGTGCGCCGCGGGCTCCGACAACTACTGCGACCGGCGGGACACCCTCGCCTGGCACGGGGCCGGACTGGGCCGGGACGGCGGAATGGCCGAGTACGTGCTCGTCCCCTCCGCCCGCCATCTGGTGCCGATCGGCGACCTGCCGGCCGACCAGGCCGCCCCGCTCTCCGACGCGGGCCTGACGTCCTACCACGCCGTGGCCGGGCTCCGGCACGCCCTCGGCGAGGGCACCACCGCCGTCGTCATCGGTGTCGGCGGGCTCGGCCACCTGGCCGTCCAGGCCCTCCACGCGACCACCGCGAGCCGTGTGCTGGCGGTGGATGTCCGGGAAGACGCCCTGGCTCTCGCGGACCGCTCCGGCGCGGACTTCAGCACCCTGATACGACCGGACACCGCCCGCGTCCTGAGGGCGCGCAGCGGTGGCGTGGGAGCGGACGCCGTATTCGACTTCGTCGGCGCCCCACAGACCCTGGAACTCGCGACCAGCGTCCTGCGCCCCGGCGGCGAACTCGCCGTCGTGGGAAGCGGAGGCGGCAGCCTGACGGTGTCCAAGCCGGGCGTCCTCCCGCCCGGCTTCCGGCTCTCACTGCCCTTCTGGGGAACGCGCCACGAACTGGCCGCGGTCGTCACACTGGCACGTTCGGGGGCGCTCCACGTCGAGACGGAGCGCTTCCCGCTGTCCGCCGCCGCGGAGGCGATCGACCGGCTCCGCCGGGGTCGGGTGCGGGGCCGGACCGTGCTCGTACCGGACTGA
- a CDS encoding SDR family NAD(P)-dependent oxidoreductase — protein sequence MTSEDLTHEEVRAGRFADRVAMVTGAASGMGAAVARQLAAEGARAVVLADVNGDGAAAVAEELPAAVAVALDVTDATGVDSAFQEVLRRYGRLDVLVHAAGVDDPEAKQRIADAAVEGRPVELTDSLDDASWQRVLRVNLDGTFHVLRAAVRVMRPREAGAIVVIGSSSAFDAPVGYPHYAASKAGVHALAQAVAKEVIASGIRVNLVAPGPTDTGMAARTPEALRSAFADPRVRPYATPEEISEIALFLASDAAANLVGAVLLANGGRFTA from the coding sequence GTGACGAGCGAAGACCTGACGCACGAAGAGGTCCGAGCGGGGAGGTTCGCCGACAGGGTCGCGATGGTGACGGGAGCCGCCTCGGGCATGGGCGCGGCGGTCGCCCGGCAACTGGCCGCGGAAGGCGCGCGGGCCGTCGTCCTGGCGGATGTGAACGGCGACGGCGCGGCGGCGGTCGCCGAGGAACTGCCCGCCGCCGTGGCGGTCGCACTCGATGTCACGGACGCGACGGGTGTGGACAGCGCCTTCCAGGAGGTACTGCGCCGGTACGGGCGGCTCGACGTCCTGGTGCACGCGGCGGGGGTCGACGATCCCGAGGCGAAGCAACGCATCGCGGACGCGGCCGTCGAAGGGCGGCCGGTCGAGCTGACCGACTCCCTCGACGACGCCTCCTGGCAGCGGGTCCTGCGCGTGAACCTGGACGGAACCTTCCATGTGCTGCGCGCCGCGGTGCGGGTCATGCGGCCCCGCGAGGCAGGGGCGATCGTGGTGATCGGATCGTCGTCGGCCTTCGACGCACCCGTCGGCTACCCCCATTACGCCGCCTCCAAGGCGGGTGTGCACGCCCTGGCCCAAGCCGTGGCCAAGGAGGTCATCGCGTCCGGGATCCGCGTGAACCTGGTGGCGCCGGGGCCGACGGACACGGGGATGGCGGCCCGCACCCCCGAGGCGCTGCGGTCGGCCTTCGCCGACCCCCGGGTGCGCCCGTACGCGACGCCCGAGGAGATATCCGAGATCGCCCTCTTCCTCGCGAGCGATGCCGCGGCGAACCTCGTCGGCGCGGTGCTGCTCGCCAACGGCGGCCGGTTCACCGCCTGA
- a CDS encoding acyl-CoA dehydrogenase family protein has translation MHRRHPEIDPQLLSETDEQRQLRTVLRDLYAEASGVEEVRKHLATPRGYDEALWARLAGEIGVHGLAIPEEYGGSGFTFAELAVVLEESGRALYCAPLLPTVVLAANALVLSGDRTACERYLPRIADGTLTATVAGFGPDGPGRPGGSDQSREPAVTAEQGSDGWVLRGRADFVLDGAGADLLLVRAGTPAGPRIFACEPAPDTCRRTPRRVLDETRRQALVEFLGAPATAVGAAEEAEGTVSATLDTGRAALAAEQVGGSGHALDATVAFVAQRRQFGRPIGSFQAVKHRLADVLVALEAARSGSAYATACAAIASPQLPVAACAAAVVCSETFRLATAEYVQLHGGIGFTWEHPAHLYVRRARAAEVLFGTADQHRTRLAGLVGLASRPAA, from the coding sequence ATGCACCGTCGCCACCCCGAGATCGACCCCCAGCTACTGTCCGAAACGGACGAACAGCGACAATTGCGTACCGTCCTGCGCGACCTCTACGCCGAGGCGAGTGGCGTCGAGGAGGTGCGCAAGCATCTGGCCACCCCACGCGGATACGACGAAGCGCTCTGGGCTCGCCTCGCGGGCGAGATCGGCGTCCACGGCCTGGCCATTCCGGAGGAGTACGGCGGGTCGGGCTTCACCTTCGCCGAACTGGCCGTGGTCCTGGAGGAATCCGGGCGTGCCCTCTACTGCGCGCCGCTGCTCCCCACGGTGGTCCTGGCCGCAAACGCCCTCGTGCTCAGCGGCGACCGTACGGCATGTGAGCGCTACCTGCCCCGGATCGCCGACGGCACGCTCACCGCCACCGTCGCCGGGTTCGGCCCCGATGGCCCCGGTCGGCCCGGTGGGTCCGATCAGTCCCGCGAGCCCGCCGTCACCGCGGAACAGGGGAGCGACGGCTGGGTGCTGCGCGGCCGGGCGGACTTCGTGCTCGACGGGGCCGGTGCGGATCTGCTCCTGGTGCGGGCCGGAACCCCCGCCGGGCCTCGGATCTTCGCCTGTGAGCCCGCCCCCGACACCTGTCGGCGGACTCCGCGCCGCGTCCTGGACGAGACGCGGCGCCAGGCGCTGGTGGAGTTCTTGGGTGCCCCGGCCACTGCCGTGGGCGCGGCGGAGGAGGCCGAGGGCACAGTTTCGGCCACGCTGGACACCGGGCGGGCCGCGCTGGCGGCCGAACAGGTAGGCGGCAGCGGGCACGCGCTGGACGCCACGGTCGCGTTCGTGGCCCAGCGCCGCCAGTTCGGCCGCCCCATCGGGTCCTTCCAGGCCGTCAAGCACCGGCTGGCCGATGTGCTGGTGGCGCTGGAGGCGGCGCGCTCGGGGTCCGCGTACGCGACCGCCTGCGCCGCCATCGCCTCGCCGCAGCTTCCGGTGGCCGCCTGCGCCGCCGCCGTGGTCTGCTCCGAGACCTTCCGCCTGGCGACGGCCGAGTACGTCCAGCTGCATGGCGGGATCGGCTTCACCTGGGAGCACCCGGCTCATCTGTACGTACGCCGGGCGCGCGCCGCCGAGGTGCTGTTCGGCACGGCGGACCAGCACCGGACCCGGCTCGCCGGGCTCGTCGGCCTCGCCAGCCGCCCCGCTGCCTGA
- a CDS encoding enoyl-CoA hydratase/isomerase family protein, whose product MTTEEEIQFERDGHVARVWLNRPWKKNCVTVPILDRLDEIITEVDEDPELRVLVVRGRGGTFCSGFDLDSLKAEYVGKSNAIDVAVKSAKVCDRLYSMKTPSVAVLEGHVTAGGFEIMISCDFAISADDAKIGDFHIRRALFGGAGPIYRVPRMIGIRKTKELMLTGKLLSGVEAAEFGLINKSAPAEELDATVEEFISHLADKSPFTMWLTKMTIDRSLDADTQSLMVMEHLAVGVALNSEDANEGVSAFLEKREPKWQGR is encoded by the coding sequence ATGACAACGGAAGAAGAGATCCAGTTCGAGCGTGACGGCCACGTCGCCCGTGTGTGGCTCAACCGTCCGTGGAAGAAGAACTGCGTCACCGTGCCGATCCTGGACCGGCTCGACGAGATCATCACCGAGGTGGACGAGGACCCCGAGCTGCGGGTCCTGGTGGTGCGCGGCCGTGGTGGCACGTTCTGCTCGGGGTTCGACCTCGACAGCCTGAAGGCCGAGTACGTCGGCAAGTCGAACGCGATCGACGTCGCGGTGAAGTCCGCGAAGGTGTGCGACCGCCTGTACTCGATGAAGACCCCCTCGGTCGCGGTCCTGGAGGGCCATGTCACCGCAGGCGGCTTCGAGATCATGATCTCCTGCGACTTCGCGATCTCCGCCGACGACGCGAAGATCGGCGACTTCCACATCCGCCGCGCGCTGTTCGGCGGGGCCGGTCCGATCTACCGGGTGCCGCGCATGATCGGCATCCGTAAGACCAAGGAGCTGATGCTCACCGGCAAGCTCCTCTCCGGCGTCGAGGCCGCCGAGTTCGGCCTGATCAACAAGTCGGCCCCGGCCGAAGAGCTGGACGCGACGGTCGAGGAGTTCATCAGCCACCTCGCCGACAAGAGCCCCTTCACCATGTGGCTCACGAAGATGACGATCGACCGCAGCCTGGACGCCGACACCCAGTCGCTGATGGTGATGGAGCACCTCGCCGTGGGTGTGGCGCTCAACTCCGAGGACGCGAACGAGGGCGTGTCGGCGTTCCTGGAGAAGCGCGAACCCAAGTGGCAGGGGCGCTGA
- a CDS encoding Zn-ribbon domain-containing OB-fold protein, which translates to MTTDPRSPAAGGLQGARCSGCSVTVYPADDTCPRCGGPAAPAALQGTGTLWTWTVQRYAPKSPPYQAPPGGFEPFALGYVELAEGVRVAAVLDVDDLDAVRIGMPLSVTAGPGVPRARPTPVSEEGS; encoded by the coding sequence ATGACCACGGATCCGCGGAGCCCCGCCGCCGGCGGGCTCCAGGGCGCACGCTGCTCCGGCTGCTCGGTGACGGTGTACCCCGCGGACGACACGTGCCCGCGCTGCGGAGGGCCGGCCGCTCCGGCGGCCCTCCAGGGCACGGGCACGCTGTGGACCTGGACGGTGCAGCGGTACGCCCCCAAGTCGCCGCCCTACCAGGCCCCGCCCGGAGGCTTCGAGCCGTTCGCGCTCGGCTATGTCGAGTTGGCGGAGGGCGTGCGGGTGGCCGCCGTCCTCGACGTCGACGACCTCGACGCCGTCCGCATCGGCATGCCGCTCTCCGTGACCGCCGGTCCCGGGGTGCCCCGGGCCAGGCCCACACCCGTGAGCGAGGAGGGCTCGTGA
- a CDS encoding thiolase family protein, which translates to MSTDVLICGAGRTPFGRSEATGRQLAVTAVNAALTDAGIPWSRVRAAFGGSDSAGLADTLVAQLGLTGLPFVNVKNGCATGGSALVSAVNAIRSGMADVVLAVGFDKHPRGAFDPRPEDWGLGAEYGSDGLMVTTQFFGMKIQRYMHDHGITSRTLALVAEKAYRNGGLTPEAWRRTPVSAEEVLESGMVSDPLTRFMFCSPGAGAAALVLCSPEAAGAMDGTPVTLRSAAVRTRRFGSFEVFSPWIPGGALTSVSRDASAAAFEEAGLGPGDVDVAQLQDTESGAEVMHMAECGFCEDGEQERLIASGATAIDGTLPVNTDGGCIANGEPIGASGLRQVYEVVQQLRGRAGERQVPDRPRIGFTHVYGAPGVSACTVLSR; encoded by the coding sequence GTGAGCACCGATGTGCTGATCTGTGGCGCGGGGCGCACCCCGTTCGGCCGGTCGGAGGCGACCGGCCGGCAGCTCGCCGTCACCGCCGTCAACGCCGCGCTGACGGACGCCGGGATCCCGTGGTCGCGGGTGCGGGCCGCGTTCGGCGGCAGCGACAGCGCGGGCCTCGCGGACACCCTGGTGGCCCAACTCGGCCTGACCGGACTGCCGTTCGTCAACGTCAAGAACGGCTGCGCCACCGGTGGCAGCGCGCTGGTCTCCGCCGTGAACGCGATCCGCTCCGGCATGGCGGACGTCGTCCTCGCCGTCGGCTTCGACAAACACCCGCGCGGCGCCTTCGACCCCAGGCCCGAGGACTGGGGCCTGGGTGCGGAGTACGGCAGCGACGGGCTGATGGTGACCACCCAGTTCTTCGGCATGAAGATCCAGCGCTATATGCACGACCACGGGATCACCTCGCGGACCCTGGCCCTGGTCGCCGAGAAGGCGTACCGCAACGGCGGCCTGACCCCCGAGGCATGGCGTCGCACACCGGTGTCCGCCGAGGAGGTCCTGGAATCCGGCATGGTCAGCGATCCGCTGACCCGCTTCATGTTCTGCTCCCCGGGAGCGGGCGCGGCGGCGCTGGTCCTCTGCTCGCCCGAGGCCGCCGGCGCGATGGACGGCACACCGGTCACCCTGCGCTCGGCGGCCGTACGCACCCGGCGCTTCGGCTCGTTCGAGGTGTTCAGCCCGTGGATTCCCGGAGGCGCGCTGACCAGCGTCAGCCGTGACGCCTCGGCCGCCGCCTTCGAGGAGGCGGGGCTCGGCCCGGGTGATGTCGACGTCGCTCAGCTGCAGGACACCGAGAGCGGTGCCGAGGTCATGCACATGGCCGAGTGCGGATTCTGCGAGGACGGCGAGCAGGAGCGGTTGATCGCCTCCGGCGCCACCGCGATCGACGGGACGCTGCCGGTCAACACCGACGGCGGCTGCATCGCCAACGGCGAACCCATCGGCGCCTCGGGACTGCGCCAGGTCTACGAGGTCGTCCAGCAGTTGCGCGGCCGGGCCGGTGAGCGCCAGGTCCCGGACCGTCCCAGGATCGGCTTCACCCATGTGTACGGCGCCCCAGGCGTGAGCGCCTGCACGGTCCTGTCCCGTTGA
- a CDS encoding acyl-CoA dehydrogenase family protein: protein MSGIPEPDEFRAEARTWLAGVARPRAADGEWGSGSDSVAVFENWTEEQEREHTARVQEWERTRYDQGWSALNWPQEYGGRDLPAYYEQLYRGEEAAFDVPHRPEIFPVTQALVAPAIGLWGTEEQKRRWLVPMLRTDELACQLFSETEAGSDLAAVRTRAVREEGATARSSEAESGGGWVLTGHKVWTSGARVATWGVAVCRTDPDVRKHAGITVFLVRMDAPGVTVRPIRQMTGGTSFNEVYLDGVRVPDTDRLGPVGEGWRVTLSVLAAERLDSGSLGLDNADRALDLAGNLSRPLTGSEQQRAADLHLRTLVQRLMGLRVTAALVAGREPGAEASVGKLYATETMRRTSDLVSELLGSSLVADTGEWGTYAWTEHLLGAPGYSIAGGTDEIQRTILAERVLGLPKEPVR, encoded by the coding sequence ATGAGCGGTATCCCGGAACCCGATGAGTTCCGCGCCGAGGCCCGGACGTGGCTCGCCGGTGTGGCCCGGCCCCGCGCCGCCGACGGGGAGTGGGGCAGCGGCTCCGACTCCGTCGCCGTGTTCGAGAACTGGACCGAGGAGCAGGAGCGCGAGCACACCGCCCGCGTCCAGGAGTGGGAACGCACCCGCTACGACCAGGGCTGGTCCGCGCTCAATTGGCCGCAGGAGTACGGCGGCCGAGATCTGCCCGCGTACTACGAGCAGCTCTACCGTGGCGAGGAGGCGGCCTTCGACGTACCGCACCGCCCCGAGATCTTCCCCGTGACCCAAGCGCTCGTCGCCCCCGCGATCGGCCTGTGGGGCACCGAGGAACAGAAGCGGCGCTGGCTCGTGCCCATGCTGCGCACCGACGAACTGGCCTGCCAGCTGTTCTCGGAGACCGAGGCCGGATCCGACCTCGCCGCGGTGCGCACCCGGGCGGTGCGCGAGGAGGGGGCCACCGCCCGCTCGAGCGAAGCCGAGAGCGGGGGAGGCTGGGTGCTGACCGGACACAAGGTGTGGACCTCCGGGGCTCGCGTGGCGACCTGGGGCGTGGCGGTGTGCCGCACCGATCCGGACGTCCGTAAGCACGCCGGCATCACCGTCTTCCTGGTGCGCATGGACGCGCCGGGCGTCACCGTACGGCCCATCCGGCAGATGACCGGTGGCACCAGCTTCAACGAGGTCTACCTGGACGGGGTGCGGGTGCCCGACACCGACCGGCTCGGGCCGGTCGGCGAGGGGTGGCGGGTCACGCTCAGCGTGCTGGCCGCCGAACGGCTCGACTCCGGCAGTCTCGGCCTGGACAACGCCGACCGGGCGCTGGACCTGGCCGGAAACCTGTCGCGCCCCCTCACCGGTAGCGAACAGCAGCGGGCCGCCGACCTCCACCTGCGCACCCTCGTCCAGCGGCTCATGGGACTGCGGGTGACCGCCGCCCTCGTCGCCGGGCGCGAACCGGGCGCGGAGGCGTCGGTCGGCAAGCTGTACGCCACCGAGACCATGCGGCGCACCAGCGACCTGGTGTCCGAGCTGCTGGGGTCGAGCCTCGTGGCGGACACGGGGGAGTGGGGCACCTACGCCTGGACGGAACACCTGCTGGGCGCCCCCGGCTACAGCATCGCGGGCGGCACCGACGAGATCCAGCGCACCATCCTCGCCGAGCGCGTACTCGGCCTGCCCAAGGAGCCCGTCCGATGA
- a CDS encoding phosphotransferase family protein encodes MSMATEVPELAARVRDRLARHHPGAPVGELTVLPGGHSGLTYEVAAGDARYVVKAVPPGQRPVGRNDVLRQARVLGALAGSTVPVPGVVAVDETQPAWFAMDFAAGEAVEPVLDDHEVDPATSRARMLEIASVLRRLHGTDVDTPGLDAPAPLDAAGELARWSRTLRAVPTELRPGGEELLARLADDVPRGLPPVLLHGDFRLGNVLCVGERAVAVVDWEIWSVGDPRIDLGWFLLFADHRNFPQLGHAVPGLPGEAELLDTYRDGRPALPAMDWFRALGRMKMAAIMGHNLRRHREGKHHDPDQERLPPTIAAMIRTARDILG; translated from the coding sequence ATGAGCATGGCCACCGAGGTGCCGGAGCTGGCCGCCCGGGTCCGCGACCGGCTCGCCCGCCACCACCCGGGAGCGCCGGTCGGCGAGTTGACGGTGCTGCCGGGCGGCCACTCGGGGCTGACGTACGAGGTCGCGGCCGGGGATGCCCGGTACGTCGTCAAGGCGGTGCCCCCGGGCCAGCGGCCCGTCGGGCGCAACGACGTCCTGCGCCAGGCACGAGTGCTCGGCGCGCTGGCCGGATCCACCGTGCCGGTCCCGGGCGTCGTGGCCGTCGACGAGACCCAACCCGCCTGGTTCGCCATGGACTTCGCGGCCGGGGAGGCCGTCGAGCCGGTATTGGACGACCACGAGGTGGACCCCGCGACGTCCCGCGCCCGGATGCTGGAGATCGCCTCCGTACTGCGCCGACTGCACGGCACCGATGTGGACACGCCCGGGCTCGACGCGCCCGCGCCGCTGGACGCCGCCGGCGAGCTGGCGCGCTGGAGCCGCACCCTGCGTGCCGTTCCCACCGAACTGCGGCCCGGCGGCGAGGAGTTGCTGGCGCGTCTCGCCGACGACGTACCCCGCGGCCTCCCGCCGGTGCTGCTGCACGGGGACTTCCGGCTCGGCAATGTGCTGTGCGTGGGCGAGCGGGCGGTGGCCGTCGTCGACTGGGAGATCTGGAGCGTCGGCGACCCGCGCATCGACCTGGGCTGGTTCCTGCTCTTCGCCGACCACCGCAACTTCCCCCAACTGGGACACGCCGTGCCCGGACTGCCCGGCGAGGCCGAACTGCTGGACACCTACCGCGACGGGCGGCCCGCGCTGCCCGCGATGGACTGGTTCCGGGCACTCGGCCGCATGAAGATGGCCGCGATCATGGGCCACAACCTCCGCCGGCACCGCGAGGGCAAGCACCACGACCCGGACCAGGAACGCCTGCCGCCCACCATCGCCGCGATGATCCGCACCGCCCGCGACATCCTCGGCTGA
- a CDS encoding acyl-CoA dehydrogenase family protein: MDFGYSPRASELQDRMRSFMDEHVFPAEATYDRQLAEGDDPHALPPVMAELKEKARAEGLWNLFMAHGDWGAGLSNLEYAPLAELAGRSIIGPEVFNCSAPDTGNMELLALYATPEQQERWLRPLLDARIRSCFAMTEPEVASSDARNIRTRITRDGDSYVVNGRKWYTSGILDPDCKLIILMGKTDPDAPTYRQQSMLLVPRDTPGVTVLRDLPMFGYTDRLGHGDVLFENVRVPAENILGGEGEGFALAQGRLGPGRMHYAMRAVGFAERALRLMCERVTERTAFGGRLADQGVVREWIARSRIEIEQLRLLVLKSAWLMDTVGNAAARMEVAAIKVAALEVAHKVVDRAVQAHGAAGVSDDTVLARLYAITRALQIADGPDEVHLRTVARQELAPYKKKTDTETGAA; encoded by the coding sequence GTGGATTTCGGATACTCGCCACGGGCGAGTGAACTCCAGGACCGCATGCGGTCGTTCATGGACGAACACGTCTTCCCCGCAGAAGCGACGTACGACCGGCAGCTGGCCGAGGGCGACGACCCGCACGCCCTGCCGCCGGTGATGGCCGAGCTGAAGGAGAAGGCCCGCGCCGAGGGCCTGTGGAACCTCTTCATGGCGCACGGCGACTGGGGCGCGGGGCTCAGCAACCTCGAATACGCGCCGCTCGCCGAGCTGGCGGGCCGCTCCATCATCGGCCCCGAGGTGTTCAACTGCTCGGCGCCCGACACCGGCAACATGGAGCTGCTCGCCCTGTACGCCACCCCCGAACAACAGGAACGCTGGCTGCGGCCGCTGCTCGACGCTCGGATCCGCTCATGCTTCGCCATGACCGAGCCGGAGGTGGCGAGCTCCGACGCCCGCAACATCCGCACCCGCATCACCCGCGACGGCGACAGCTACGTCGTCAACGGCCGCAAGTGGTACACCTCCGGGATCCTCGACCCCGACTGCAAGCTGATCATCCTGATGGGCAAGACCGACCCGGACGCGCCCACCTATCGGCAGCAGTCCATGCTGCTCGTCCCCCGGGACACCCCGGGCGTCACCGTCCTGCGCGACCTGCCGATGTTCGGCTACACCGACCGGCTCGGACACGGCGACGTGCTCTTCGAGAACGTCCGCGTCCCGGCGGAGAACATCCTCGGAGGGGAGGGCGAGGGCTTCGCGCTCGCCCAGGGACGGCTCGGTCCGGGGCGGATGCACTACGCGATGCGCGCCGTGGGTTTCGCCGAGCGCGCCCTGCGGCTGATGTGCGAGCGCGTCACCGAACGCACCGCCTTCGGCGGGCGGCTCGCCGACCAGGGAGTGGTCCGGGAGTGGATCGCCCGCAGCCGCATCGAGATCGAGCAGCTGCGTCTCCTCGTCCTCAAGTCGGCCTGGCTGATGGACACCGTGGGCAACGCCGCCGCCCGTATGGAGGTCGCCGCCATCAAGGTGGCGGCGCTGGAGGTCGCCCACAAGGTGGTCGACCGGGCGGTGCAGGCACACGGCGCGGCGGGGGTCAGCGACGACACCGTACTGGCCCGGCTGTACGCCATCACCCGGGCGCTGCAGATCGCCGACGGTCCCGACGAGGTCCATCTGCGGACGGTGGCCCGCCAGGAACTCGCGCCATACAAGAAGAAGACCGACACGGAGACGGGGGCGGCGTGA
- a CDS encoding SDR family oxidoreductase has protein sequence MSANSLDGKVAVITGGSRGIGLGIATAYRAAGAHVVIAARKPAGLAEAREELSRVRGDGDVHTVVANAGEPEQAERCVEETMARFGRLDILVNNAATNPYHGDLLDLDLPRAEKTVRVNQYGMIAWTRCAWRMWMAEHGGAVVNIASVGGLIVDPHIGYYNATKAAMLHMTRQLAYELGPHARVNAIAPGLIKTELARAVWEVREPILTAKLPLRRLGTVEDVAHAALFLASDASAWMTGQTLVLDGGATALPIGVEG, from the coding sequence GTGAGCGCCAACAGCCTCGACGGCAAGGTGGCCGTCATCACCGGTGGTTCCCGTGGCATCGGCCTCGGCATCGCCACCGCCTACCGGGCGGCCGGCGCACATGTGGTGATCGCGGCCCGTAAACCGGCCGGACTCGCCGAGGCCCGCGAGGAGTTGTCGCGCGTCAGGGGCGACGGCGATGTGCATACGGTGGTGGCGAACGCGGGTGAACCCGAGCAGGCCGAGCGGTGCGTCGAGGAGACCATGGCCCGCTTCGGCCGCCTCGACATCCTCGTCAACAACGCGGCGACCAACCCGTACCACGGCGATCTGCTCGACCTGGACCTGCCGCGCGCGGAGAAGACCGTCCGCGTCAACCAGTACGGCATGATCGCCTGGACCCGGTGCGCCTGGCGAATGTGGATGGCCGAACACGGGGGAGCGGTGGTCAACATCGCCTCCGTCGGCGGGCTCATCGTCGACCCGCACATCGGCTACTACAACGCCACCAAGGCCGCCATGCTCCATATGACCCGGCAGCTCGCCTACGAACTGGGGCCGCACGCGCGCGTCAACGCCATCGCCCCCGGGCTGATCAAGACCGAGCTGGCGCGGGCGGTGTGGGAGGTCCGCGAACCGATCCTCACCGCCAAGCTGCCGCTGCGGCGCCTCGGCACCGTGGAGGACGTGGCCCACGCCGCGCTGTTCCTGGCCTCCGACGCCTCCGCCTGGATGACCGGCCAGACCCTGGTGCTCGACGGTGGCGCGACCGCCCTGCCGATCGGGGTGGAGGGATGA